The following coding sequences are from one Perognathus longimembris pacificus isolate PPM17 chromosome 13, ASM2315922v1, whole genome shotgun sequence window:
- the Calcb gene encoding calcitonin gene-related peptide 2 translates to MGFRKFFPFLALGILVLCQTGNLQAAHFRSVLESGPDLSTLNEEDARLLLAELVQNYVQMKARELEQEQKLEQEAEDSSITAQKRACNTATCVTHRLAGLLSRSGGVVKDNFVPTNVGSKAFGRRRRDLQA, encoded by the exons ATGGGCTTCCGGAAGTTCTTTCCCTTCCTGGCTCTCGGCATCTTGGTCTTATGCCAAACTGGCAACCTCCAGGCAGCGCATTTCAG ATCTGTTTTAGAGAGTGGCCCAGACCTGTCTACCCTCAATGAGGAGGACGCACGCCTCCTACTGGCTGAACTGGTGCAGAACTATGTGCAGATGAAGGCCAGGGAGCTGGAGCAGGAGCAGAAACTAGAACAGGAAGCAGAAGACTCCAG CATCACTGCCCAGAAGAGAGCCTGTAACACTGCCACCTGTGTGACCCACCGACTGGCAGGCTTGCTGAGCAGATCTGGGGGTGTGGTGAAGGACAACTTCGTGCCCACCAATGTAGGCTCCAAAGCCTTTGGCCGCCGCCGCAGGGACCTTCAGGCCTGA